In Mycolicibacterium aubagnense, the DNA window AGATACCCTGCGGCGGATCATGAATCGTCGCCGCCACCGGCACCCCGCGCAACCCCGCGATGGACCAGAACGCCGACACCGCACCCGCCGCCAACTCCGCGTGCACCAGCACCCGGCCCGGCTTCCCACCGGCAACCAGCTCGGCCACCGCCCGACGATGCCCTCGCACCTGGGCAATCGTTTCGGCGCCCGGGCCGAGGGTGCGACGTTGCACGACCTCGCCGAACAGCGGCCGCACGGCGTTGACGAAGTTCTCGGCGTAGTCGCCCACCGCCGTCTGGCCTACGGCCGGCCCGATGTAGACCAACCGGTACTCGCGAAGATCGACCGGCATCAGCAGAACAAGGGCCGATATTTTGCGCTGTAGCCCAATGCATCCGGATTTCGCTTGGCGAACACTTTGGCGGGATTGCCGCCGACGACGTCGAGCGGGGCCACGTCTTTGACCACCAGCGCCTGCGCGGCGACCACGGCGCCGCGGCCGATCAGGGCCGGCAGCACCATCGCCCGGCTGGCGATCCAGACGTAGTCCTCGACGACCGTCGGGATCGGGATCGGCAGGAAGTCGGGATGGTTGATGTCGTGGCCACCGCCGAGCAGGTGCACATCGCTGGCGATGGTGACGTTGTCGCCGATCCACAGGCCGGCCCGCGCGTCGAGCAGGCAGCGGAAGCCGATGGTCGTGCCGTTGCCGATGGTGAGGAACTCGATGTCCAGGATCGTGGTGCCGCGCATGATGGTCGACCACTCACCGATGGTGGCGCCGAACAGCCGCAGGAAGCCCTGGCGGATGGTGTGCGACGGGATGTGCGTGATGAACATGTTGAACAGCAGCTCACCGATGCGGTTGCGCGCCTTCCGGCGAACACCCATCTTCTGCATCTTGTAATAGGTGACGCGGCCGTCCTCGCCGAGCTCCCATTCCGGCTCCGGTGGCAATTTCAATGTCGGTGCGGCCGCCTTCTTGCGTGCCACATCCTCCGGGTCTGCCGTTGCCGGCTCGCCAATCATGTTGTTCGCTCCCGTCGTCCCGGATTCCGAGTTAACCACAGTGTTTCGGCCCCGTCAGTGCAGCCGGCCCTGGCGCGTCAGCATCTCCGACCACTTTGCCGCGTAGGCAGCGGCGACGTTCTCCGGGGAACGTTCGCGGCGCGTGCGGTCGGCGTTCGCCTCGAGTTCCTTGAGCCGGATGTCATCGCCCAGCAAAGCTTCGATGGCCGCGGAGAATCCGGCGGGCAAGGCCGTCGGGTCGTCCGAGTCCATGGGTACGACGACCGCGCCGGTCTCGGTGCCGAATTCGGCGAGCGAGCCGTAGTCCGTGCACACCACCGGTGTGCGGTAGGCCATGGCATGTGCCGCGACCGACGATGCGGGGTAGGTCTCGGCGTAGAAGTGCCGCTTGCCGTACGGAATCACCACGGCCCGCACCGAATCGAAGAACGCGTCCTCGGCCGCCCCGTCGACGGCGCCGACGATCTCCACGCCCGGACCGCCCGGCAATGCCTCGGTCCCCCGGCCCGCCACCCGGATCACGATGTCGTCGGGCAACTCCCGGCGAATCCGGGCGATCTGTTCAAAACCCTTGCCCCGGTACACATGCCCGAAGAAACCGACCGCCTTGGGCCGCTCGGTCACGGGGCGGACCTTGGGCCGCTCACAGACCAGATAGGGGGCGTACGCCACATCGGTGTTGGGATAGATGTCGCGAATGGACTGCGCGCCGATCTGGCTCAGCGCGAACAGCGTCCGGTCGCCGTTGACCATGCCCTCGATCATCCGCGACA includes these proteins:
- a CDS encoding glycosyltransferase, with product MAPGATPVATLKDYRLVYVGPADHETAVGDYAENLTRALRPHVGELVEHRTLGPGSDSAREVLGHRRAVAELVAGGKPGRVLVHAELAAGAVSTFWSIAGLRGVPVTATIHDPPQGIWWPGRTRFVARHKLVMHGLHYPLRPVSRMIEGMVNGDRTLFALSQIGAQSIRDIYPNTDVAYAPYLVCERPKVRPVTERPKAVGFFGHVYRGKGFEQIARIRRELPDDIVIRVAGRGTEALPGGPGVEIVGAVDGAAEDAFFDSVRAVVIPYGKRHFYAETYPASSVAAHAMAYRTPVVCTDYGSLAEFGTETGAVVVPMDSDDPTALPAGFSAAIEALLGDDIRLKELEANADRTRRERSPENVAAAYAAKWSEMLTRQGRLH
- a CDS encoding acyltransferase; protein product: MIGEPATADPEDVARKKAAAPTLKLPPEPEWELGEDGRVTYYKMQKMGVRRKARNRIGELLFNMFITHIPSHTIRQGFLRLFGATIGEWSTIMRGTTILDIEFLTIGNGTTIGFRCLLDARAGLWIGDNVTIASDVHLLGGGHDINHPDFLPIPIPTVVEDYVWIASRAMVLPALIGRGAVVAAQALVVKDVAPLDVVGGNPAKVFAKRNPDALGYSAKYRPLFC